A genomic region of Raphanus sativus cultivar WK10039 chromosome 6, ASM80110v3, whole genome shotgun sequence contains the following coding sequences:
- the LOC108808390 gene encoding uncharacterized protein LOC108808390 — MSRTFDPDIIFLMESKNPDNVVLKKLEKLRYDHHHLVSPTGHGAGGLVLFWKQGLNLQILESNAHVIDTLIEFEGKSFYSSFVHGSTDRQQRNQLWDQLVSKAIMREEPWFITGDFNDLLSSVEKEGGPDRSEGSFTNLSTFFSEGDLFDLQHSGDPLSWRGVRGNHLVRCRLDRAASNTLCTECFPSARCQYLEADLSSDHTPLLAFFDNGARRRRGLFRYDRRLCKNDEVRKIITDSWRGSPAQSVSDKISSTRSAISAWNKTQQRNSQKIIEQTKKELNAALASPENDTVLIQDIATKLNAAYSAEEEYWQQRSRLLWLKLGDRNTGYFHAITKSRKRANAFSVIEDESGQMVHKEEEIVQVIDAYFEKLFTTPPGERGETVRFALRPIITDEENAILTEVPSAAEVREVAFSINAEKAPGPDGFSAGFFHTHWEEIGPDIVREVSDYRPIALCNVYYKIYSKLITKRIQPLLEKLISENQSAFVPGIAIGGNVLITHEVLHYLKTSKAEQRCAMAVKTDMSKAYDRLKWDFISLVLLRLGFHQTFVDCIMQCISSVTYSFLINGLPRGKVVPSRGIRQGDPLSPYIFIMCSEVLLGLCNRAQEDGSLQGLRVARASPRINHLLFADDTMFFLESSKGNCMALREILRKYEEASWQFINKEKSAITFSRKTPAALKVMVKDELLIQKEGGTGKYLGVPEQFGRRKRDMFSSIVDRIKQKARGWTNKFLSSAGKLVMLQSVLSAVPSYSMSYFALPLSFCKRIQSAVTRFWWDNNENEKKMAWVSWTTMAKPKALGGLGVCDFQTFNVALLAKTGWRLLQNPNCLLSRVLMGKYSPNGDILQATGSSAMSHGWRSVLRRDLLVKNLGWLVGDGKSIQVWMDPWLSTTRQERPMGPPNEHLLQLKVSDLMIENSGEWDLQKVLRCIPDYAEQIQCLKPSQTGAPDKLIWLGTKNGEYSTKSGYYSEIDRTENEVPELFGRDFNWKKNVWDLSCAPKIKTFVWKLLKGAMPVGERLADRHIPVDSRCFSSPPEDTLSLALSMAREWETQQSQVSVQKPLRIRPLIQPPSQAIVIRSDAAWSPQATIAGLGWVILSPSVHRNFHKRASFVGSSLMAEGLAMLEAVRLSAVEEMKTVVFESDSAQLIKTLNSGNIVPELYGVVADILSLVSTFEFVSFSWIPRERNIQADGLAIFALNVVGNVVVDEAVMASN; from the exons ATGTCTAGAACCTTTGATCCGGATATCATCTTTCTAATGGAATCAAAAAATCCCGACAACGTGGTCCTCAAGAAACTGGAAAAGCTTCGTTATGATCACCATCACTTGGTCTCCCCAACGGGTCATGGGGCAGGAGGACTCGTTTTATTTTGGAAACAAGGATTAAACCTTCAAATTCTTGAATCAAATGCTCATGTAATCGATACACTCATTGAATTTGAAGGGAAATCCTTTTATTCTTCGTTTGTTCATGGTAGCACCGATAGGCAACAGAGGAATCAGCTATGGGATCAACTGGTCTCTAAAGCGATTATGCGAGAAGAACCCTGGTTCATTACCGGTGACTTCAACGACTTACTAAGCTCGGTGGAAAAAGAAGGCGGACCTGATCGCTCAGAGGGATCTTTCACCAATCTCAGTACCTTCTTCTCGGAGGGGGATCTGTTTGATCTCCAACACTCTGGTGACCCACTGTCGTGGAGGGGAGTAAGAGGGAACCACTTGGTCCGGTGTAGACTAGACCGAGCCGCTTCAAACACGCTCTGCACGGAATGCTTCCCCTCTGCTCGCTGCCAATATCTAGAAGCAGACCTCAGCTCGGACCACACACCTCTCTTAGCTTTTTTCGATAACGGAGCGAGACGACGACGGGGGCTTTTCCGTTATGACAGACGTCTGTGTAAGAACGATGAAGTTAGGAAAATTATTACTGATTCTTGGCGCGGGTCTCCGGCACAATCAGTCAGCGATAAGATTTCTTCTACAAGGAGTGCAATATCAGCTTGGAACAAAACTCAGCAAAGAAATAGTCAGAAGATTATTGAGCAAACGAAGAAAGAGTTGAACGCAGCACTCGCGAGCCCTGAGAATGATACAGTACTGATCCAGGACATTGCCACAAAGCTTAATGCAGCTTATTCAGCTGAGGAAGAGTACTGGCAGCAACGGAGTCGACTTCTATGGTTAAAACTCGGGGACCGGAACACGGGATACTTTCATGCCATCACAAAATCAAGGAAGAGAGCAAATGCTTTCTCAGTTATAGAGGATGAAAGTGGACAGATGGTGCACAAAGAAGAGGAGATAGTGCAAGTGATTGATGCTTATTTCGAAAAGTTATTCACTACCCCTCCGGGCGAACGGGGGGAAACGGTCCGATTTGCATTGCGCCCTATAATAACTGATGAGGAGAATGCTATACTCACAGAAGTGCCATCAGCAGCGGAGGTTCGTGAGGTAGCTTTTTCGATAAACGCTGAGAAGGCTCCCGGACCAGATGGGTTTTCTGCCGGATTCTTTCACACACACTGGGAGGAGATTGGACCAGACATTGTTCGAGAA GTGTCTGATTATCGCCCCATCGCCCTTTGTAATGTCTACTACAAGATCTACTCTAAGCTCATCACGAAGCGCATCCAGCCTCTACTGGAAAAGCTTATCTCCGAGAATCAGTCGGCTTTTGTGCCGGGGATAGCGATTGGCGGCAACGTTCTTATCACCCATGAGGTCTTGCACTACCTTAAGACTTCAAAGGCGGAACAGCGATGTGCAATGGCCGTCAAAACGGACATGAGCAAAGCATACGACCGCCTCAAATGGGACTTTATCTCCTTGGTTTTACTTCGGTTGGGATTCCACCAAACTTTCGTAGACTGCATCATGCAATGTATCTCTTCGGTTACATACTCCTTCCTCATTAACGGCTTGCCTAGAGGGAAGGTAGTACCGAGTAGAGGAATCCGTCAAGGAGACCCTCTTTCTCCCTACATATTTATAATGTGTAGTGAGGTCCTCTTGGGATTATGTAACCGGGCGCAAGAAGATGGCTCCCTTCAAGGGCTACGGGTGGCGAGAGCAAGCCCTCGTATTAACCACCTTCTTTTTGCGGATGATACGATGTTCTTCCTTGAATCTAGTAAAGGAAACTGCATGGCACTGCGAGAAATCTTGCGCAAATATGAAGAAGCCTCATGGCAATTTATAAACAAAGAGAAGTCGGCAATCACCTTTTCCCGAAAGACTCCAGCTGCCTTGAAAGTAATGGTGAAAGACGAGCTTCTTATACAGAAGGAGGGGGGCACCGGAAAGTATCTCGGTGTGCCTGAACAGTTCGGCCGGAGAAAGAGAGACATGTTTTCATCTATAGTCGATAGAATCAAACAAAAGGCTCGGGGTTGGACTAACAAATTTCTGTCCTCTGCGGGGAAGCTGGTTATGCTCCAAAGTGTTTTATCTGCTGTTCCATCCTACTCCATGTCCTATTTTGCCTTACCGTTGTCCTTCTGCAAGCGGATCCAATCCGCAGTAACCCGTTTCTGGTGGGATAACAATGAGAATGAGAAGAAGATGGCATGGGTATCATGGACTACTATGGCCAAACCGAAAGCTCTTGGTGGGTTGGGAGTTTGCGACTTTCAGACTTTCAATGTGGCACTACTCGCGAAAACAGGTTGGCGACTTTTGCAAAACCCGAACTGCTTGCTTAGCAGGGTTCTTATGGGAAAATACAGCCCGAATGGTGACATCCTTCAAGCCACAGGATCCTCAGCTATGTCACATGGGTGGAGAAGCGTACTGAGAAGAGACCTGCTGGTGAAGAATCTAGGATGGCTTGTGGGAGATGGAAAATCAATCCAAGTCTGGATGGACCCTTGGCTAAGTACCACTCGCCAAGAACGTCCAATGGGACCTCCAAACGAACACCTCCTCCAACTCAAGGTCTCTGACTTGATGATAGAGAATTCAGGCGAGTGGGATTTGCAAAAAGTGCTCCGTTGTATCCCTGATTATGCAGAGCAAATCCAATGCCTAAAGCCAAGTCAAACCGGGGCTCCAGATAAACTGATATGGCTAGGTACAAAGAATGGAGAGTACTCCACTAAATCCGGTTACTACTCTGAAATAGATAGGACTGAGAATGAAGTACCTGAGCTTTTTGGAAGAGATTTCAACTGGAAAAAGAATGTTTGGGACCTAAGCTGTGCACCAAAAATCAAGACTTTTGTGTGGAAACTCCTCAAGGGAGCGATGCCAGTAGGGGAAAGACTTGCTGATCGCCACATTCCGGTGGACTCAAGAT GTTTCTCTAGCCCCCCTGAAGACACTCTGTCTCTGGCACTATCGATGGCTCGCGAATGGGAGACACAACAGAGCCAAGTCTCTGTCCAGAAACCTCTGCGAATTCGGCCTTTGATACAACCACCTTCACAGGCTATCGTCATCAGATCAGACGCAGCTTGGTCGCCACAGGCTACGATCGCGGGACTAGGATGGGTTATCCTCTCCCCCTCTGTTCATCGTAACTTCCACAAACGAGCAAGCTTTGTAGGCTCCTCTCTAATGGCAGAAGGACTGGCCATGCTGGAGGCAGTCAGATTGAGCGCAGTAGAGGAGATGAAGACGGTGGTGTTTGAATCGGATTCGGCTCAACTGATCAAGACCTTGAACTCAGGAAACATCGTTCCAGAGCTGTACGGAGTAGTGGCTGACATTTTATCACTAGTTTCTACCTTtgaatttgtttctttttcatgGATCCCTCGAGAGAGGAATATCCAAGCGGATGGACTTGCTATATTCGCTCTGAATGTTGTTGGGAACGTGGTGGTTGATGAAGCAGTTATGGCTTCCAACTAA
- the LOC108810928 gene encoding gibberellin 3-beta-dioxygenase 1-like: MPTMLTDVFRGHPIHLPHFHQPDFTSLSNLPDSYTWTSQDDPLFTVAPPPTAGENIPLIDLNNPDAANQIGRACRTWGAFQIVNHGVPLELLQGIEFLTGNLFRLPVQRKLKAARSETGFSGYGVARISSFFNKKMWSEGFTITGSPLNDFRKLWPQLHLDYCDIVEQYEEQMQKLSSKLMWLSLKSLGVSEEDIKWARGSSDFNWAQSALQLNHYPVCPEPDRAMGLAPHTDSTLLTILYQNNTAGLQVFRDDLGWVTVPPVPGSLVVNVGDLFHILSNGLFKSVIHRARVNQTRSRLSVAFLWGPQSDIKISPVLKLVRPDESPLYRSVTWTEYLRTKATHFNKALSMIRNHRQE; this comes from the exons ATGCCTACAATGTTAACAGATGTCTTTAGAGGCCATCCCATTCACCTTCCACACTTTCACCAACCTGACTTCACATCCCTCAGTAATCTCCCGGATTCTTACACGTGGACCTCCCAAGACGATCCTCTCTTCACCGTTGCTCCTCCTCCGACCGCCGGTGAAAACATCCCTCTCATTGACCTGAACAACCCCGACGCGGCCAACCAAATCGGCCGTGCATGTAGAACTTGGGGTGCGTTCCAGATCGTAAACCATGGCGTGCCTCTGGAACTTCTCCAAGGCATCGAGTTTCTCACCGGTAATCTTTTTAGGCTACCTGTCCAGCGCAAGCTTAAGGCGGCTCGGTCAGAGACAGGTTTCTCTGGCTACGGCGTTGCACGTATCTCATCTTTCTTTAATAAGAAAATGTGGTCCGAAGGTTTCACCATCACCGGTTCCCCTCTCAATGATTTCCGTAAACTTTGGCCCCAACTTCACCTTGACTACTG CGACATCGTTGAACAGTACGAGGAACAAATGCAAAAGTTGTCATCGAAGTTGATGTGGCTATCACTGAAGTCACTTGGCGTCAGCGAAGAAGACATTAAATGGGCCAGGGGCAGTTCAGATTTTAACTGGGCCCAATCCGCCCTCCAGCTAAACCACTATCCGGTTTGTCCTGAACCCGACCGGGCTATGGGTCTAGCCCCCCATACCGATTCGACCCTCTTAACCATACTCTACCAGAACAATACCGCCGGTCTCCAAGTATTTCGTGATGATCTTGGTTGGGTCACCGTGCCACCGGTTCCAGGCTCCCTCGTGGTAAATGTTGGTGATCTTTTCCACATTCTATCCAACGGTTTGTTTAAAAGTGTGATTCACCGTGCTCGGGTTAACCAAACCAGATCTCGGTTATCCGTAGCTTTCCTCTGGGGTCCACAGTCTGATATCAAGATATCACCTGTACTAAAACTGGTTAGGCCTGATGAATCGCCTTTATACCGATCGGTCACATGGACAGAGTATCTCCGAACAAAAGCAACTCACTTCAATAAAGCTCTTTCAATGATCAGAAATCACAGACAGGAATAA